In Myxococcus fulvus, a genomic segment contains:
- a CDS encoding acyl-CoA carboxylase subunit beta produces MPRITSKVNPGSETFQAQRADMLARLGELRGVEAKVRATEEKAREKFHKRGQMLPRERLMMLLDRGSPFLELSTLCGYGYHDDSDGSLAGGNSIAGIGYVSGVRCFVFVNNSAIKGGTASPWGVQKALRGQAIALQNKLPMVSLVESGGANLMYQQEIFIPGGETFYNQARMSAAGIPQVTVVHGSSTAGGAYLPGLSDYVVMVKKKAKVFLAGPPLLKAATGEVATDEDLGGAEMHATVAGTADYLAEDDADAIRMAREIVSKLGWNERLAAQAKAPYAEPLYPPDELAGAIPADYRKPYDCREIIARIVDGSEFTGFKDAYDAHTVCGWASLFGGPIGIIGNNGPISPKGATKAAQFIQLCCQSNTPIVYLQNTTGYLVGTQPEQGGIVKHGSKMIQAVANATVPQVTLLVGGSFGAGNYGMCGRPFHPRFIFAWPNARTAVMGGEQAAKVMSIVFGEKLARGGEVVDEEAIRAFTQPIVDQFDKESHPFNASARLFDDGIIDPRDTRRVLGFVLSICREAEARPVNPNSFGVARL; encoded by the coding sequence ATGCCGAGAATCACTTCCAAGGTCAACCCGGGCTCGGAGACGTTCCAGGCGCAGCGCGCGGACATGCTCGCGAGGCTGGGCGAGCTGCGCGGCGTCGAGGCCAAGGTGCGCGCCACCGAGGAGAAGGCGCGCGAGAAGTTCCACAAGCGCGGCCAGATGCTGCCCCGCGAGCGGCTGATGATGCTGCTGGACCGGGGCTCGCCGTTCCTGGAGCTGTCCACGCTGTGCGGCTACGGCTACCACGACGACAGTGACGGCTCGCTGGCGGGCGGCAACAGCATCGCGGGCATCGGCTACGTGTCCGGGGTGCGGTGCTTCGTCTTCGTGAACAACTCCGCCATCAAGGGCGGCACCGCGTCGCCGTGGGGTGTGCAGAAGGCGCTGCGCGGGCAGGCCATCGCGCTGCAGAACAAGCTGCCCATGGTGTCGCTGGTGGAGAGCGGCGGCGCGAACCTGATGTACCAGCAGGAGATCTTCATCCCGGGTGGAGAGACCTTCTACAACCAGGCGCGGATGTCCGCGGCGGGCATCCCGCAAGTCACCGTGGTCCACGGCTCCAGCACGGCGGGCGGCGCATACCTGCCGGGCCTGTCCGACTACGTGGTGATGGTGAAGAAGAAGGCGAAGGTGTTCCTCGCGGGCCCGCCCTTGCTCAAGGCGGCCACGGGCGAGGTGGCCACGGACGAGGACCTGGGCGGCGCGGAGATGCACGCCACCGTCGCGGGCACGGCGGACTACCTGGCCGAGGACGACGCCGACGCCATCCGCATGGCGCGCGAAATCGTGTCCAAGCTCGGCTGGAACGAGCGGCTGGCGGCGCAGGCGAAGGCGCCCTACGCGGAGCCGCTGTACCCGCCGGACGAGCTGGCCGGTGCGATTCCGGCGGACTACCGCAAGCCGTATGACTGCCGCGAAATCATCGCGCGCATCGTGGACGGCTCGGAGTTCACGGGCTTCAAGGACGCGTACGACGCGCACACCGTCTGCGGCTGGGCGAGCCTGTTCGGCGGGCCCATCGGCATCATCGGCAACAACGGGCCCATCAGCCCGAAGGGCGCGACGAAGGCGGCGCAGTTCATCCAGCTGTGCTGCCAGTCGAACACGCCCATCGTGTACCTGCAGAACACCACGGGATACCTGGTGGGGACGCAGCCGGAGCAGGGCGGCATCGTCAAGCACGGCTCGAAGATGATTCAGGCGGTGGCGAACGCCACGGTGCCGCAGGTGACGCTGCTGGTGGGCGGCTCGTTCGGCGCGGGCAACTACGGCATGTGCGGACGTCCGTTCCACCCGCGCTTCATCTTCGCGTGGCCCAACGCGCGCACGGCGGTGATGGGCGGCGAGCAGGCGGCGAAGGTGATGTCCATCGTCTTCGGCGAGAAGCTGGCGCGCGGGGGCGAGGTGGTGGACGAGGAGGCCATCCGCGCCTTCACGCAGCCCATCGTCGACCAGTTCGACAAGGAGTCGCATCCCTTCAACGCGTCGGCGCGGCTGTTCGACGACGGCATCATCGACCCGCGCGACACGCGGCGGGTGCTCGGGTTCGTGCTGTCCATCTGCCGCGAGGCGGAAGCGCGGCCGGTGAACCCCAACAGCTTCGGCGTCGCACGCCTGTGA
- a CDS encoding acyclic terpene utilization AtuA family protein translates to MSESPLRIGNASGFYGDRFSAVREMLEGGQLDVLTGDYLAELTMLILGRDRMKDPATGYAKTFLRQMEQCLGLALEKKVRIVANAGGLNPAGLAEALRALNDKLGLKARIAHVEGDDLSGSADELGLGSPITANAYLGGWGIAECLRAGADIVVTGRVTDASLVVGPAAAHFGWKKDDWDKLAGAMVAGHVLECGTQATGGNYSFFKEIDVRRPGFPLAEVFADGSSVISKHAGTGGAVTVDTVLAQLLYEVTGARYAGPDATARFDSIALTADGKDRVRISGVRGEPPPPTVKVCLNHLGGYKNEATFVLVGLDIEDKARLIREQMEAALTRKPSETHWTLVRTDREDAATEEQAAAFLRVVVKDADQKLIGRAFSGAAVELALGTYPGFTMTAPPSDGAPYGVYTPAYVDASKVEHVAVLPDGTRTVITPPAQAQALAPVEPLPLTEPLSLGPTRRVPLGRLVATRSGDKGGMANIGVWARSDEAWRWLSRFLTAEKLKELLPEAAAFPVERHVFPKLRGLNFVVDGILGEGVSSSTRFDPQGKALGEWLRSRHVDIPESLLREGEG, encoded by the coding sequence ATGAGCGAGTCCCCCCTCCGTATCGGCAACGCGTCGGGTTTCTACGGTGACCGGTTCTCGGCCGTCCGGGAGATGCTCGAGGGCGGCCAGCTGGACGTCCTCACGGGCGACTACCTGGCGGAGCTGACGATGTTGATTCTCGGTCGGGACCGGATGAAGGACCCGGCCACCGGCTACGCCAAGACCTTCCTGCGGCAGATGGAGCAGTGTCTGGGATTGGCGCTGGAGAAGAAGGTGCGTATCGTCGCCAACGCGGGGGGCCTGAATCCGGCCGGGCTCGCCGAGGCGCTGCGCGCGCTCAACGACAAGCTGGGGCTCAAGGCCCGCATCGCGCACGTGGAGGGAGACGACCTCTCCGGCAGCGCGGACGAGCTGGGCCTGGGCTCGCCCATCACCGCGAACGCGTACCTGGGCGGCTGGGGCATCGCCGAGTGCCTGCGCGCGGGCGCGGACATCGTCGTCACGGGCCGCGTGACGGACGCCTCGCTGGTGGTGGGGCCGGCGGCCGCGCACTTCGGCTGGAAGAAGGATGACTGGGACAAGCTCGCGGGCGCGATGGTCGCGGGCCACGTCCTGGAGTGCGGCACGCAGGCCACGGGTGGCAACTACTCCTTCTTCAAGGAGATCGACGTCCGCCGTCCCGGCTTCCCGCTGGCGGAGGTGTTCGCGGACGGCTCGTCCGTCATCTCCAAGCACGCGGGCACGGGCGGCGCGGTGACGGTGGACACGGTGCTCGCGCAGCTGCTCTATGAAGTCACGGGCGCGCGCTACGCGGGGCCGGACGCCACGGCGAGATTCGACTCGATTGCCCTGACGGCGGACGGCAAGGACCGGGTGCGCATCAGCGGCGTGCGCGGCGAGCCGCCTCCGCCCACGGTGAAGGTGTGTCTCAACCACCTGGGTGGCTACAAGAACGAGGCGACGTTCGTCCTCGTGGGCCTGGACATCGAGGACAAGGCGCGGCTCATCCGCGAGCAGATGGAGGCGGCGCTCACGCGCAAGCCGAGCGAGACGCACTGGACGCTGGTGCGCACGGACCGCGAGGACGCGGCCACGGAGGAGCAGGCCGCCGCGTTCCTCCGCGTGGTGGTGAAGGATGCGGACCAGAAACTCATCGGCCGCGCGTTCAGCGGCGCCGCCGTGGAGCTGGCGCTGGGCACCTACCCGGGCTTCACCATGACGGCGCCGCCGTCGGATGGCGCGCCGTATGGCGTCTACACGCCGGCCTATGTCGACGCGAGCAAGGTGGAGCACGTGGCGGTGCTGCCCGACGGCACGCGCACCGTCATCACGCCGCCCGCGCAAGCTCAGGCGCTGGCGCCGGTGGAGCCGCTCCCGTTGACGGAGCCGCTGTCCTTGGGGCCGACGCGCCGGGTGCCGCTGGGTCGGCTGGTCGCGACGCGCAGCGGTGACAAGGGCGGCATGGCGAACATCGGCGTGTGGGCGCGCTCGGACGAGGCGTGGCGCTGGCTGTCGCGCTTCCTCACGGCGGAGAAGCTGAAGGAGCTGCTCCCGGAGGCCGCGGCCTTCCCGGTGGAGCGGCACGTGTTCCCGAAGCTGCGCGGGTTGAACTTCGTGGTCGATGGAATCCTGGGCGAGGGCGTGTCGTCGTCGACGCGCTTCGACCCGCAGGGCAAGGCGCTGGGCGAGTGGCTGCGCTCGCGTCACGTGGACATTCCCGAGTCGCTGCTGCGCGAAGGAGAGGGGTGA
- a CDS encoding TetR/AcrR family transcriptional regulator, whose protein sequence is MSEAPAATGRQEQERSRVTRQRLMEAAIGALSELGWAGATMTVIAERAGVSRGACQHHFPTRGDLVAAAVEYVGHQQMEELGRRAARLPADQRRTESILHMLAGFYTHPLFVAAVQLWVAASTDEELRSQLVPVETKVGREVHRLTVSLLGVDEREPGVRELVQATLDLVRGLGLANLLRDDSARRKKILHRWALTLEDALRPRSGRKAGD, encoded by the coding sequence GTGAGCGAGGCACCGGCGGCGACAGGAAGACAGGAGCAGGAGCGCAGCCGCGTCACCCGGCAGCGACTGATGGAGGCGGCCATCGGCGCCCTGTCGGAGCTGGGGTGGGCGGGCGCGACGATGACGGTCATCGCCGAGCGGGCCGGCGTGTCCCGCGGCGCCTGTCAGCACCACTTCCCCACGCGCGGTGATTTGGTGGCGGCCGCGGTCGAGTACGTCGGCCATCAGCAGATGGAGGAGCTCGGTCGTCGGGCGGCCCGGCTGCCGGCGGACCAGCGGCGCACGGAGAGCATCCTCCACATGCTGGCGGGCTTCTACACGCACCCCCTGTTCGTCGCGGCCGTGCAGCTCTGGGTGGCGGCGAGCACGGACGAGGAGCTGCGCTCGCAGCTGGTGCCGGTGGAGACGAAGGTGGGGCGGGAGGTGCACCGGCTGACGGTGTCGCTGCTCGGCGTGGACGAGCGCGAGCCGGGCGTGCGCGAGCTGGTGCAGGCGACGCTCGATTTGGTGCGCGGCCTGGGGCTGGCGAACCTGCTGCGCGACGACAGCGCGCGGCGAAAGAAGATTCTCCACCGCTGGGCGCTCACGCTGGAGGACGCGCTGCGTCCCCGGTCCGGGCGCAAGGCGGGGGACTGA